The genomic interval GTGTTTCGCATGGAACATCAAAAGTGACCATTCCATTTGCGTCACTTTTTTGGATGAAGGTTTTGGATCCGTCTTTAGCTGTTAAAGAGACTGTTTGATTGGCATAGAAACCTCCTTTGATATTCGCTAAAGTATAAGTCAGCTTTGCGGTGCAATCTTGTCCAAATGCTAGAAACGAACTAAAAAGGATGAAAAGAAAAGCATTTTTTGTTTTCATAAGCTAAAGTTTGAGGTTTCAATTCAATAAGCATGAAATTTTGGTTTTGGTACAGATAATAGTGAATTATTTGCTAAATGATAGTAATTTTAATTTGTTCAATAATTAAGTGCTTATGAATCAAATTTCTTGTCCGAATTGCGGTACACCAATCGATGTGAATGATATTTTGGCGCATCAGCTAGAGGAGCAAATTCAACGGAAATACCAAGGTCAGTTAAATGAAGTACGGGATGAATTCACACAGAAACAAGATGTTTTATTGCGTGAGAAAGAGGAGTTTGAAGAAAAGAAACGTCGAGAAAATGAGCTTTTTCAAGAACGTTTTGAGCAAAAGTTGAAAGAAGAACGAAAGACTTTGGAAGAAAAGTTGAAACTGAAGTTGGTAGAAGAACAGGGCGAACAATTTGCCTTACTCCAAAAAGAATTGAACGAAAAATCGGAGCAAATAAAGGAATTGAACCGGACAAAGGCCGAAATTGAAAAGTTAAAGCGCGAAAAAGAAGAGATGAAAGGCATTGTTGAAGCTGAGTCTCAGAAAAGAATGACAGTTCAAATTCAAGAAGAGAAAGAGAAAATTCGTAAATCTGAAGAAGAACGTAATGAGTTACGAGTTAAAGAATTATTGAAACAGCTCGAAGACCAAAAACGCCTTACAGAAGAAATGAAACGCAAGCAGGAGCAAGGTTCCATGCAATTACAAGGTGAAGTTCAAGAGTTGGCAATCGAGGAGTGGTTGAGTGCGAATTTCCCATTAGATACAATCGATGAGATTAAAAAAGGTGCTCGTGGTGGGGATTGTATTCAAACAGTTCATACCCGAACACAGCAAAACTGTGGTACCATCTATTATGAATCCAAACGGACAAAAGACTTTCAACCCACATGGATCGAGAAATTCAAGGCAGATATTCGTGAAAAAGGATCTGATATTGGTGTTTTAGTCACAGAGGTAATGCCTTCGGATATGCAGCGAATGGGACTGAAAGATGGCATTTGGATTTGTACCTATGAAGAATTTAAGGGTTTGTGTTCTGTTTTGAGGGAGACAATTATTCGAATTAGTAGTACATTGGTTTCACAAGAAAACAAAGGAGATAAAATGCATTTGCTCTATGATTTCCTTACAAGCTCTACTTTTAGAATGCAGGTGGAGGCAATTGTGGAAGGATTTACGCAAATGAAATCTGATTTAGAAAGTGAGAAAAGATCCATGCAACGTATTTGGAAACAACGCGAAAAGCAGATTGAAAAGGTAATTATAAATACAATCGATATGTATGGTTCTGTGAGAGGAATTGCTGGAAATGCAGTACAAGAAGTGAAAGCATTGGAATTGCCAGAAGCGGATGATTTTGAGGATGAGGATTAATTTAGATAGTTTGATAACTAATAGGGCACAATGATTTATAATTAGTAATTAACAACTGAAAACCATGATAACCATTTTATTTAAATATTTCTGGATTGCTTTTATAATTATAACTTTTGTAAATGCCTTTATAATGAGGCATCGATCGAAGAAATATATTACAGAAATGCCAGATCTAAAAGATGGATATGATAAACTATTTAAAGGAATGATTTTTTATGGAAATATTCCTTGGGTAATCATGGGGTTTGGTATTATATCTGGATTATCAAATAATATGTTCGATTATTTCAACCCAAAATCAATGAATTCTATTGTATTAGTTTTTCACTTCTCAATAATTGTTCTTTGGGTATTAAGCATAAGGTGGATCTATTTTAAAAGTGGTGCTGAATTTATAGAAAACCATCCTGGGTTTATTCAGGTGCAAGGATTCGGCAATCGAAATAATATATCAGCCAAACAAATCAAATTATTCTATCCTCTAATGTTAGCTGTTGGAATTGCTGGAATGATAATGATGTGGATAATGGATAAACCCACGCTTAAATTATAGAAGTATTTCTCCGATATCCTAGTAAAAGTAATGTTAATTATTTTTGCACTTAATATCATGAATCCAACCCTTTAAAAAATAAAACATGATCAAGTTTGCATATACCATTTTATACGTTTCGGATGTCAAGAGAACAGCTGAGTTCTATTCTAAAACATTTGGTTTTGAAGTACGATTTATTGCTCCTGGTGATGAATACGCAGAGTTGAATACGGGAACGACTACCTTGTCTTTTGCTTCATTATCCTTGGCAAATTCCAATTTAAAAGACGGTTTTCAGGAGGGAGATTTGAAAACAAAACCTTTTGGAATGGAGATTGGTTTTACAACGGTAAATGTTCAGGAATTAGTTGATAAAGCCATTGCTGCAGGTGCTACACTTTTAGAAGAACCCAAAGAAAAACCTTGGGGCCAAATGGTTGCATATATCCGTGATTTTGATGGGATTTTAATTGAGGTATGTACACCTATGGATTAATTGTATGAAACGAAATAAATTGAATGTTTTTTGGTTGGTTTTAATAGTTGTGATTCAATCGTGTAACTCTGAGAAAATTCCCGTTTCTGATTCTGAAATTCAACTAGAAGATACAATAGGAAAAACTCGGTTTACCTATTCTCAAGTTAAAACATCAGATTTTCAAGTTTCTGTAGGCGGTTTTCAAGTGCTGTATGAATATTCTAAACCGATTGATACTTTATCGACATATTCAGGAGCTTTTGAACTTGGAAAAGACTCCGTTCTATTTCTAAGACTAAATAAAATTGCATTTAATGAAGAATCCAATGAAACTAATTCTGAGTTTATTGCAGGAGAATTAGAAGGTTTGTTCATTTATTCCAGTAAAAAATTCACACCGATTAAACCTCCGTTTTTTAAACCAGATTTTTCATCGTTTATTCTTAGAGGAAATGATTTGTATTATTGGGGATTTGAAAAATTTGAAATCTTGTATGCCTGTAAATACAATATTCTAACGCATAAGTTGATAAAGAAAAGAATTGGAGAACCAATTGGCACGGATTATTATGGTGTTTATTCTCAACCTGAAATTGGTGCAGGAAAGATTCGTTTTGTAACAGATGGTAATCAAATCGATGCAACACTTGACCTTGATTTGAATCTAAAACAGATTTTTAATCCTACAGATTATTTGGAATTTTAACTCTTGTTTTTACTTTTCAATTCTTCTTTGTTTTGGAAAGATGAAAATAAACGCAAAAAAGTAGGGACATCTCGTCCCTACTTTTTTATAGATGTCCCTACTTTTTATAGATTAATTTCCTTTAATCTCAAATTCTGTTCGACGGTTTTGTTGTTTCCCATCTTCTGAATTGTTGGATGCAATTGGCTGAGATGATCCATATCCTTTCGCAATCATTCTATTTGCCGCAATTCCTTTTGAAACTAAATAAGCAACAACTGCTTCAGCGCGCTGCTGCGAAAGTGTTTCATTCAAAGTCGCTGAACCTGTATTATCGGTATGTCCAGAAATTTCAATTTTCAATCTTGGAACATCTTTCATCAATTGTACCAAACGCTCCATTTCAGCATTAGATTCAGGTCGAAGAGTTGCTTTGTTTACATCGAAGAATATATTTCGTAAAGCAATTTTAGAGCCAATTGCAATGTTTTTCAACTCAATCACTTTGTTTACTAAGTTGTCATCTGCACCCGTTGGAATATCAAAATTCTCAGAGTGGAACAAATATCCAGTAGCTTTTACGGCAATACCGTAATTTTTCCCTGAATTCAAGGTGATAATGAATTTACCCGTTGCAGAGTTGGTTGTAAATGTCTCAATTACTTTACCTGTCGCATTATCAGTAATTTCAATCTGAGCCTCCACTGGTTTTCTCGAAATCGCATCAATGGTAACTCCTTTAAATACAGTCAAACTTTTCTTCTTTACCTCAACAGATTTTTCAATGTTGTGATCTTTTACAGGCATCACAATACTTGCCAGCAAGTAATCTTCTGTTTCTAAGATTGGTTTTTTCTCTGGTCCCCAGAAAGTAACTT from Fluviicola taffensis DSM 16823 carries:
- a CDS encoding VOC family protein produces the protein MIKFAYTILYVSDVKRTAEFYSKTFGFEVRFIAPGDEYAELNTGTTTLSFASLSLANSNLKDGFQEGDLKTKPFGMEIGFTTVNVQELVDKAIAAGATLLEEPKEKPWGQMVAYIRDFDGILIEVCTPMD
- a CDS encoding DUF2130 domain-containing protein, with protein sequence MNQISCPNCGTPIDVNDILAHQLEEQIQRKYQGQLNEVRDEFTQKQDVLLREKEEFEEKKRRENELFQERFEQKLKEERKTLEEKLKLKLVEEQGEQFALLQKELNEKSEQIKELNRTKAEIEKLKREKEEMKGIVEAESQKRMTVQIQEEKEKIRKSEEERNELRVKELLKQLEDQKRLTEEMKRKQEQGSMQLQGEVQELAIEEWLSANFPLDTIDEIKKGARGGDCIQTVHTRTQQNCGTIYYESKRTKDFQPTWIEKFKADIREKGSDIGVLVTEVMPSDMQRMGLKDGIWICTYEEFKGLCSVLRETIIRISSTLVSQENKGDKMHLLYDFLTSSTFRMQVEAIVEGFTQMKSDLESEKRSMQRIWKQREKQIEKVIINTIDMYGSVRGIAGNAVQEVKALELPEADDFEDED